From a single Cloacibacillus sp. genomic region:
- a CDS encoding AAA family ATPase: GRAAYGNMNDTMTKIIRSFRDLPNRHVYFSAKMEKAQDETGAMLFSPSMPGKTLTQGLPFFFDEVFALRVGRNDKGEPMRMLMCRPDGLWTAKDRAGALEIWEPADLSAIITKIGGGANG, encoded by the coding sequence CGGCCGCGCCGCCTATGGAAACATGAATGACACCATGACCAAAATTATACGGTCATTCCGCGACCTGCCGAACAGACACGTTTATTTTTCGGCGAAGATGGAAAAGGCGCAGGACGAAACCGGCGCAATGCTTTTCTCGCCGTCCATGCCCGGCAAAACGTTGACGCAGGGCTTACCGTTTTTCTTCGATGAGGTTTTCGCCTTGCGCGTCGGGCGCAACGACAAGGGCGAACCCATGAGGATGTTGATGTGCCGGCCGGATGGTCTGTGGACGGCAAAAGACCGCGCCGGCGCTTTGGAGATCTGGGAGCCCGCCGACCTTAGCGCAATCATAACCAAAATAGGAGGTGGAGCGAATGGATAA